One stretch of Oryzias latipes chromosome 7, ASM223467v1 DNA includes these proteins:
- the slc35a2 gene encoding UDP-galactose translocator isoform X1 gives MTAGKHDTGAEDRATSCSQNEVNRKLKYISLAVLVVQNASLILSIRYVRTLPGERFFSTSAVVMAEVLKVCTCLVIILLQKRFNLKETLHLLLNSIVFQYRDTLKLAIPALIYTLQNNLQYIAISNLPAATFQVTYQLKILTTALFSVLMLKKSLSRVQWISLLLLFAGVAIVQVQQEGNKEASMANQNYMVGVVAVVISCLSSGFAGVYFEKILKGSSASVWIRNVQLGIFGTALGLLGLWWNDGAAVAERGFLFGYTGMVWCVIFNQAFGGLLVAMVVKYADNILKGFATSFSIIVSTVMSIFLFSFHVDLLFTAGAGLVIGAVYMYSLPRSPSSSVSSSSSSSSESSALPRTDRGVEMEAFLPKCTAKQKGS, from the exons ATGACCGCGGGGAAACACGACACAGGGGCGGAGGACAGAGCCACGAGCTGCAGCCAGAACGAAG TCAACAGGAAGCTGAAGTACATCAGCCTGGCTGTGCTGGTGGTCCAGAATGCATCGCTCATCCTCAGCATCCGCTACGTCCGCACGCTGCCGGGCGAGCGCTTCTTCAGCACGTCGGCCGTGGTCATGGCAGAAGTGCTGAAGGTGTGCACGTGTCTGGTCATCATCCTGCTGCAGAAGAGAT TCAACCTGAAGGAGACGCTCCACCTCCTGCTCAACTCCATCGTGTTTCAGTACAGAGACACACTGAAGCTCGCCATTCCAGCTCTCATCTACACGCTGCAAAACAACCTGCAGTACATCGCCATCTCTAACCTGCCAGCCGCCACCTTCCAG GTGACGTACCAGCTGAAGATCCTCACCACGGCTCTCTTCAGCGTCTTGATGCTCAAAAAGTCTTTGTCTCGGGTTCAGTGgatttctctgctgctgctgtttgccGGCGTCGCAATCGTCCAG GTTCAGCAGGAAGGAAACAAGGAGGCGTCGATGGCAAACCAAAACTACATGGTGGGCGTGGTTGCCGTGGTGATCAGCTGCCTGTCATCTGGATTTGCAGGCGTTTACTTTGAGAAGATCCTGAAGGGGAGCTCTGCCTCCGTATGGATAAGGAACGTGCAGCTGGGCATCTTTGGCACGGCGCTTGGCCTGCTGGGACTCTGGTGGAACGACGGCGCCGCCGTGGCTGAACGCGGCTTCCTGTTCGGATACACCGGCATGGTGTGGTGCGTCATCTTCAACCAGGCCTTTGGGGGCCTGCTGGTGGCAATGGTGGTGAAGTACGCGGACAACATCCTGAAAGGCTTCGCCACCTCCTTCTCCATCATCGTCTCCACGGTGATGTCGATCTTCCTGTTCAGCTTCCACGTGGACCTGCTCTTCacggcgggggcggggcttgtcatTGGTGCCGTCTACATGTACAGCCTTCCCAGATCACCCAGCAGCTCGGTGTCGTCGagctcctcatcttcctctgaGTCTTCGGCGTTGCCGAGGACGGACAGAGGCGTGGAGATGGAGGCGTTTCTGCCAAA GTGTACGGCCAAACAGAAGGGATCCTGA
- the slc35a2 gene encoding UDP-galactose translocator isoform X2: protein MTAGKHDTGAEDRATSCSQNEVNRKLKYISLAVLVVQNASLILSIRYVRTLPGERFFSTSAVVMAEVLKVCTCLVIILLQKRFNLKETLHLLLNSIVFQYRDTLKLAIPALIYTLQNNLQYIAISNLPAATFQVTYQLKILTTALFSVLMLKKSLSRVQWISLLLLFAGVAIVQVQQEGNKEASMANQNYMVGVVAVVISCLSSGFAGVYFEKILKGSSASVWIRNVQLGIFGTALGLLGLWWNDGAAVAERGFLFGYTGMVWCVIFNQAFGGLLVAMVVKYADNILKGFATSFSIIVSTVMSIFLFSFHVDLLFTAGAGLVIGAVYMYSLPRSPSSSVSSSSSSSSESSALPRTDRGVEMEAFLPKA, encoded by the exons ATGACCGCGGGGAAACACGACACAGGGGCGGAGGACAGAGCCACGAGCTGCAGCCAGAACGAAG TCAACAGGAAGCTGAAGTACATCAGCCTGGCTGTGCTGGTGGTCCAGAATGCATCGCTCATCCTCAGCATCCGCTACGTCCGCACGCTGCCGGGCGAGCGCTTCTTCAGCACGTCGGCCGTGGTCATGGCAGAAGTGCTGAAGGTGTGCACGTGTCTGGTCATCATCCTGCTGCAGAAGAGAT TCAACCTGAAGGAGACGCTCCACCTCCTGCTCAACTCCATCGTGTTTCAGTACAGAGACACACTGAAGCTCGCCATTCCAGCTCTCATCTACACGCTGCAAAACAACCTGCAGTACATCGCCATCTCTAACCTGCCAGCCGCCACCTTCCAG GTGACGTACCAGCTGAAGATCCTCACCACGGCTCTCTTCAGCGTCTTGATGCTCAAAAAGTCTTTGTCTCGGGTTCAGTGgatttctctgctgctgctgtttgccGGCGTCGCAATCGTCCAG GTTCAGCAGGAAGGAAACAAGGAGGCGTCGATGGCAAACCAAAACTACATGGTGGGCGTGGTTGCCGTGGTGATCAGCTGCCTGTCATCTGGATTTGCAGGCGTTTACTTTGAGAAGATCCTGAAGGGGAGCTCTGCCTCCGTATGGATAAGGAACGTGCAGCTGGGCATCTTTGGCACGGCGCTTGGCCTGCTGGGACTCTGGTGGAACGACGGCGCCGCCGTGGCTGAACGCGGCTTCCTGTTCGGATACACCGGCATGGTGTGGTGCGTCATCTTCAACCAGGCCTTTGGGGGCCTGCTGGTGGCAATGGTGGTGAAGTACGCGGACAACATCCTGAAAGGCTTCGCCACCTCCTTCTCCATCATCGTCTCCACGGTGATGTCGATCTTCCTGTTCAGCTTCCACGTGGACCTGCTCTTCacggcgggggcggggcttgtcatTGGTGCCGTCTACATGTACAGCCTTCCCAGATCACCCAGCAGCTCGGTGTCGTCGagctcctcatcttcctctgaGTCTTCGGCGTTGCCGAGGACGGACAGAGGCGTGGAGATGGAGGCGTTTCTGCCAAA AGCTTAG